A single region of the Solwaraspora sp. WMMD406 genome encodes:
- a CDS encoding amidohydrolase yields MSKQRPRSGGERDGASAEAGRDALKAAIAAAIDRDAGRLTALGEDIFAHPELAYHEFRTADVVAGELRRLGLTVEEGLARTGVRARLRGRGHGPTVCVLAELDAIPTPGHPAADPVTGAAHSCGHHAQVAHLVGVARALTEWAAGELAGDVLFFAVPAEEYSDIDRSGAPEVEFPGGKQELIRLGCFDGVDLAMMAHAVGTGEPRDGAVPARALGMTWQYTGFATRRATFRGRAAHASTAAGDGVDALGAARIALHAIDTQRESFADGVRVHPVLRTHHGTLNVVADRAEVDVVIRGRTEASIMDAQRRIDRALRAGAFAVGAGVEFTTAPGYHPLSVDRALGDIFRANAVRLAGTAAWSETEFSAASTDAGDLSTLLPVLHATHGGCAGVNHSASFRIVDPIQAYVQPAIALAWTVVDLLGGTADAAHQAVAAYRPRYTRSRYVETLRAVTRRRWYPPPAELVDGELVDGELVDGQPGPAYEIDNPVEEVWV; encoded by the coding sequence ATGTCGAAGCAGCGGCCGAGGTCAGGTGGCGAGCGCGACGGGGCATCGGCGGAGGCCGGGCGGGACGCGCTCAAGGCAGCGATCGCAGCGGCGATCGACCGGGACGCCGGGCGGCTGACCGCCCTGGGTGAGGACATCTTCGCCCACCCCGAGTTGGCATACCACGAGTTCCGCACCGCCGACGTCGTGGCAGGTGAGCTGCGTCGGCTGGGCCTCACCGTCGAGGAGGGCCTGGCCCGCACCGGCGTACGGGCCCGGCTGCGCGGGCGCGGCCACGGACCGACGGTCTGCGTGCTGGCCGAACTCGACGCGATCCCCACGCCCGGACATCCGGCGGCCGACCCGGTCACCGGGGCGGCCCACTCGTGCGGCCACCATGCCCAGGTGGCGCACTTGGTCGGGGTCGCCCGGGCGCTGACCGAGTGGGCCGCCGGCGAGCTCGCCGGCGACGTGCTCTTCTTCGCCGTACCGGCCGAGGAGTACAGCGACATCGACCGATCGGGCGCCCCGGAGGTGGAGTTCCCCGGCGGCAAGCAGGAACTGATCCGGCTCGGCTGCTTCGACGGAGTGGACCTGGCGATGATGGCGCACGCCGTGGGCACGGGGGAGCCCCGCGACGGGGCTGTTCCGGCGAGGGCTCTTGGCATGACCTGGCAGTACACCGGCTTCGCCACCCGCCGGGCGACGTTTCGGGGTCGGGCGGCACATGCTTCCACGGCGGCCGGGGACGGCGTCGACGCGCTGGGCGCGGCCCGGATCGCCTTGCATGCCATCGACACCCAGCGGGAGTCGTTCGCCGACGGCGTCCGGGTGCATCCTGTGTTGCGGACCCACCACGGGACGCTCAACGTGGTCGCCGACCGGGCCGAGGTCGACGTCGTGATCCGAGGCCGAACCGAAGCATCCATCATGGACGCCCAAAGACGGATCGACCGCGCGCTGCGGGCCGGTGCCTTCGCCGTCGGGGCCGGTGTCGAGTTCACCACCGCACCGGGATACCACCCGCTGTCGGTGGACCGTGCCCTTGGCGACATTTTCCGGGCCAACGCGGTTCGCCTGGCCGGCACGGCCGCCTGGTCGGAAACCGAGTTCTCCGCCGCCTCCACCGACGCCGGCGACCTCAGCACACTGCTGCCGGTGCTGCACGCCACGCACGGCGGCTGCGCCGGGGTCAACCACTCGGCGTCGTTTCGGATCGTCGACCCGATCCAGGCGTACGTGCAGCCGGCGATCGCGCTGGCCTGGACGGTCGTCGACCTGCTGGGCGGAACCGCCGACGCCGCTCACCAGGCGGTGGCCGCGTACCGCCCCCGGTACACCCGTTCCCGATACGTCGAAACGCTACGCGCTGTCACCCGCCGCCGCTGGTACCCGCCGCCGGCCGAGCTTGTCGACGGTGAGCTTGTCGACGGTGAGCTTGTCGACGGCCAGCCGGGACCGGCGTACGAAATCGACAACCCGGTGGAGGAGGTATGGGTCTGA
- the fes gene encoding enterochelin esterase, with protein MGLTDLLRPPVTTGVPPHTPRPYPLPVCRSPRLARLSAALPDNRAVSDFWSEVAARGTPLLEPDGDAVIVTFLWRDPDAAAVILHVNRLTDFRSLDQSMMRRLPGTDVWHLSYRMPPTWRASYGIGPLPAPLVPIHPDQSADKARWRRLRSSALPDPLNRASLRHRADGPALSVVALAGAPPQRWFAARPGVARGRVGRHQVGDRTVWSYLPPGAGHRDLPVVVLLDGDVWGGQGLLGATVDNLIAAGRIPPIVVLMVDCAAVPARSRDLTCNPAFAGFLAGDLLAWAAARWPVTSDPAATVVAGQSLGGLAAAYTALCAPDRFGAVLSQSGSYWFPGGDVREWLTGRYAAIERLPLRWYLEVGAREWDLVEPTRRLRDVLLGRGYPVTYAEFDGGHDVACWRGGLGDGLIAVLGNIRQS; from the coding sequence ATGGGTCTGACGGACCTCCTTCGGCCGCCGGTGACGACAGGTGTGCCGCCACACACGCCGCGTCCCTATCCGCTACCGGTCTGCCGGAGCCCTCGGCTGGCCCGGCTGTCCGCCGCTTTGCCCGACAACCGGGCGGTGTCCGACTTCTGGTCCGAGGTGGCCGCTCGTGGCACCCCGCTGCTGGAACCCGATGGGGACGCCGTCATCGTGACCTTCCTGTGGCGGGATCCGGACGCGGCGGCGGTCATCCTGCATGTGAACCGGTTGACCGATTTCCGCAGCCTGGACCAGAGCATGATGCGGCGGTTGCCGGGCACCGACGTCTGGCATCTGAGCTACCGGATGCCGCCGACCTGGCGGGCTAGTTACGGCATCGGACCGTTGCCCGCACCACTGGTGCCCATCCATCCCGACCAGTCGGCGGACAAGGCGCGCTGGCGACGGTTGCGGTCGTCGGCGCTGCCGGACCCTCTCAACCGGGCGTCGCTGAGACACCGGGCCGACGGCCCGGCGCTGTCCGTGGTCGCCCTGGCCGGCGCGCCGCCGCAGCGATGGTTCGCCGCCCGCCCGGGAGTCGCCCGGGGGCGGGTCGGCCGACACCAGGTGGGTGACCGTACGGTGTGGAGCTATCTGCCGCCGGGAGCCGGACACCGTGACCTGCCGGTGGTCGTCCTGCTCGACGGCGACGTGTGGGGCGGACAGGGTCTGCTCGGGGCGACGGTGGACAACTTGATCGCCGCCGGCCGGATCCCGCCGATCGTGGTGCTGATGGTCGATTGCGCGGCTGTCCCGGCTCGGAGCAGGGATTTGACCTGCAACCCGGCGTTCGCTGGGTTCCTCGCCGGCGACCTGCTCGCCTGGGCGGCGGCCAGGTGGCCGGTCACGTCGGACCCGGCGGCCACGGTGGTGGCGGGTCAGAGCCTGGGCGGGCTGGCCGCCGCGTACACGGCGCTGTGCGCCCCGGACCGGTTCGGGGCCGTGCTGTCGCAGTCCGGCTCCTACTGGTTTCCCGGCGGCGACGTGCGGGAGTGGCTCACCGGGCGGTACGCGGCGATTGAGCGGCTGCCGCTGCGGTGGTACCTGGAGGTGGGGGCGCGTGAGTGGGATCTCGTCGAGCCGACCCGGCGGCTGCGTGACGTGCTGCTCGGACGCGGCTACCCGGTGACGTACGCCGAGTTCGACGGGGGGCACGACGTCGCCTGTTGGCGGGGCGGTCTGGGGGACGGACTGATCGCCGTGCTGGGAAACATCAGACAAAGCTAA
- a CDS encoding amino acid adenylation domain-containing protein encodes MPAVVEGDSGHDDWLPLTSAARGLYFAHQLDPGSAAYSTAEAVHIDGPLDPARLAEALRRAYLDFDQLRVVLRLRSDGPQQRVCSEPPARLRVVDLRADPDPAAEADRRIRADVACPLDLDGGELVRTVLFRTGPDRALWYHCAHHVLLDGFGFAQFARRVADWDRALAGDGLAPVPVTATLADVVAEDRARGDDVAATIADERFWAPRLSHSTTSTLAGRSADPASAALRVAVELADDVQRSLAVAGRRHDGPWTDVVTAAFAGYLGRMTDLDEVRVGVPLMNRVTAGRRVSAAARTVCTAVNVVPMTLHPGPATVGELVAEVRSESALVREHAYTRQEELARRLRRAGGGQLFGPQVNILPFDVRLRFAAGATGVVRNVTAGPVDDMTWCLRGVPGKGRPVHFELDANPRLYRHREVAWHAERMVAWLATVADADRTDQVADLPLLTAADRRRVLVDCQGPVVDRASTTLPAAFDAQVRRTPDAVALRYADQELTYAELDERATRLAWSLAQLGVAGRDVVGVGLLRGVELFVALYALARLGATYLPVDPELPVRRIAGMLADARGRWLLTDSRAGLPTGELADGEPADGEPATGRPGPRVLSLDPDAPVGRAAAAASPAQLRRLRVDRRYRVGPDDVAYVLFTSGSTGRPKGVRITHRAIDNRLAWMQDHFRLCTGERVLHKTPISFDVSIWELFWPLRVGGCVVVAEPGGHRDPRQLAELIVTERISTVHFVPSMLRAFCADAASAAVGEAGRLSRLVCSGEALTADLAAVAARRLGVAPTNLYGPTEAAVDVTCWQWDPDQDGEAVPIGRPIWNTRAYVLDQDHRPVPPGATGELYLAGVQLAVGYAGRDDLTAERFVPDPFVPGERMYRTGDLASWRDDGALRYLGRVDDQLKIRGQRVEPGEVEAVLGTVGQAGQVAVVGVTGSGDDTRLVAYFTGNVAADRLRAAAARRLPEAMRPTAYQRVDDLPLTGSGKVDRAGLAARGLPRAGTRLGGAVPADLWQQMIGEVMGDVLGNDAPTAADTDFFVAGGNSLLALRLMDRIESTVGARLSLVDVFASPTPAQLARLVTRGRAEHGRSDLGEILTLRTGSGWPLVLLPPAGGLGWCYAPLLRRLPPSLAVHAIQSTAFTEPDRALPPTLSALARRYLAAIRSLVGDGGFHLAGWSIGGMAAQAVAALAATDGQPTGVVALLDAYPAAQWRHLGQPTRTEVLRGILRMAGVEHLVPVESVVDDADVQRVLRAGGSPMAALAPQVLAASIRCVAHGTELVRTGEDLWFPGEVLVFRAAAPRAETWLDPAGWAPYVGRVEVVDVPATHPDLVRVPAVDRVSAVLGQRIAGA; translated from the coding sequence GTGCCGGCGGTAGTTGAGGGCGACAGCGGCCACGACGACTGGCTGCCGCTCACCTCCGCGGCCCGGGGCCTCTACTTCGCTCACCAGCTCGACCCCGGCAGCGCCGCGTACTCCACCGCCGAGGCCGTGCACATCGACGGCCCGCTCGACCCCGCCCGGCTGGCCGAGGCGCTGCGCCGGGCGTACCTCGATTTCGACCAGCTCCGGGTGGTGTTGCGGCTGCGCTCAGACGGACCACAGCAACGGGTGTGCTCCGAGCCGCCGGCCCGGCTGCGGGTGGTCGACCTGCGCGCCGACCCGGATCCGGCGGCCGAAGCCGACCGGCGGATCCGGGCCGATGTCGCCTGCCCGCTCGACCTCGACGGCGGTGAACTGGTCCGTACGGTGCTCTTCCGGACCGGCCCCGACCGGGCCCTGTGGTACCACTGCGCACACCACGTGCTGCTGGACGGCTTCGGGTTCGCCCAGTTCGCCCGCCGGGTCGCCGACTGGGACCGCGCGCTCGCCGGGGACGGCCTCGCTCCAGTGCCGGTCACCGCGACCCTCGCCGATGTCGTCGCCGAGGACAGGGCGCGCGGCGACGACGTCGCGGCGACCATCGCCGACGAGCGGTTCTGGGCCCCGCGGCTGTCCCACTCCACAACGTCCACTCTGGCCGGACGCTCGGCCGACCCGGCGTCGGCGGCGCTGCGGGTGGCCGTCGAGCTGGCCGACGACGTCCAGCGCTCGCTCGCGGTTGCCGGACGGCGCCACGACGGACCGTGGACCGACGTGGTGACCGCCGCCTTCGCCGGCTACCTGGGCCGGATGACCGACCTGGACGAGGTTCGCGTCGGCGTACCACTGATGAACCGGGTGACCGCCGGCCGGCGGGTGTCGGCCGCCGCCCGTACCGTCTGCACCGCCGTGAACGTCGTGCCGATGACCCTGCACCCTGGCCCGGCCACCGTCGGTGAGCTGGTCGCCGAGGTCCGGAGCGAATCGGCGCTGGTACGTGAACACGCGTACACCCGACAGGAGGAACTCGCCCGCCGGCTCCGCCGCGCCGGGGGTGGCCAGCTGTTCGGCCCGCAGGTCAACATTTTGCCGTTCGACGTGCGTCTGCGGTTCGCGGCCGGTGCCACCGGTGTGGTGCGTAACGTGACCGCCGGCCCGGTCGACGACATGACCTGGTGCCTGCGCGGCGTTCCCGGCAAGGGCCGGCCCGTCCACTTCGAGCTCGACGCCAATCCCCGGCTGTACCGCCACCGCGAGGTTGCCTGGCACGCCGAGCGGATGGTCGCCTGGTTGGCCACGGTCGCCGACGCCGATCGAACGGATCAAGTCGCCGACCTGCCGCTGCTGACCGCCGCCGACCGGCGTCGGGTGCTGGTCGACTGCCAGGGCCCGGTGGTGGACCGGGCCAGCACGACCCTGCCGGCGGCCTTCGACGCGCAGGTACGGCGGACCCCGGACGCGGTGGCGCTGCGGTACGCCGACCAAGAGCTGACCTACGCCGAACTCGACGAGCGGGCCACCCGGCTCGCCTGGTCGCTCGCCCAGCTGGGGGTCGCCGGGCGCGACGTCGTCGGTGTCGGTCTGCTGCGCGGTGTCGAGCTGTTCGTCGCCCTGTACGCGCTGGCGCGGCTCGGTGCGACGTACCTGCCGGTCGATCCGGAGCTGCCCGTCCGGCGGATCGCCGGCATGCTCGCCGACGCGCGAGGCCGGTGGCTGCTCACCGACAGCCGCGCGGGGCTGCCCACCGGCGAGCTGGCCGACGGCGAGCCGGCCGACGGCGAACCGGCCACCGGGCGTCCCGGGCCACGGGTGCTCTCGCTCGATCCGGACGCACCGGTGGGCCGGGCGGCGGCCGCCGCGTCACCGGCCCAGTTGCGGCGGCTGCGCGTGGACCGCCGCTACCGCGTCGGCCCCGACGATGTCGCGTACGTGCTGTTCACCTCCGGTTCGACCGGACGGCCCAAGGGTGTCCGGATCACCCACCGGGCGATCGACAACCGGCTGGCCTGGATGCAGGACCACTTCCGGCTGTGTACCGGGGAGCGGGTGCTGCACAAGACCCCGATCTCGTTCGACGTGTCGATTTGGGAGCTCTTCTGGCCGCTGCGGGTGGGCGGGTGCGTGGTGGTGGCCGAGCCCGGCGGCCACCGCGATCCCCGTCAGCTGGCCGAACTGATAGTAACCGAGCGGATCTCGACGGTGCACTTCGTGCCGTCGATGCTGCGCGCTTTCTGCGCCGACGCGGCGAGCGCGGCGGTCGGCGAGGCGGGCCGACTGTCCCGACTGGTCTGTTCCGGCGAGGCGTTGACCGCTGACCTGGCCGCCGTCGCGGCGCGCCGCCTCGGTGTCGCCCCCACCAACCTGTACGGGCCCACCGAGGCCGCCGTCGACGTGACCTGCTGGCAGTGGGATCCGGACCAGGACGGCGAGGCGGTGCCGATCGGTCGGCCGATCTGGAATACCCGCGCCTACGTCCTCGACCAGGACCACCGGCCGGTGCCGCCCGGTGCTACCGGCGAGCTGTACCTGGCCGGGGTTCAACTGGCGGTCGGTTACGCCGGTCGCGACGACCTCACAGCGGAACGCTTCGTCCCCGATCCGTTCGTGCCCGGCGAGCGGATGTACCGCACCGGTGACCTGGCCAGCTGGCGTGACGACGGGGCGCTGCGCTATCTGGGCCGGGTCGACGACCAGCTGAAGATCCGTGGCCAGCGGGTGGAACCGGGCGAGGTGGAGGCGGTCCTCGGCACGGTCGGGCAGGCCGGTCAGGTGGCCGTGGTCGGGGTCACCGGTTCCGGCGATGATACCCGACTGGTCGCGTACTTCACCGGCAACGTCGCGGCGGACCGGTTGCGGGCGGCGGCGGCGCGGCGCCTACCGGAGGCGATGCGGCCGACGGCGTACCAGCGGGTCGACGACCTGCCACTGACCGGCAGCGGAAAGGTCGACCGGGCTGGCCTGGCCGCACGCGGCCTGCCCCGCGCCGGTACGCGGCTCGGCGGCGCCGTCCCGGCCGATTTGTGGCAGCAGATGATCGGCGAGGTGATGGGCGACGTCCTAGGCAACGACGCTCCGACGGCCGCCGACACGGACTTCTTCGTCGCCGGAGGTAATTCGCTGCTGGCGCTGCGGTTGATGGACCGCATCGAGTCCACTGTCGGTGCCCGGCTGTCGCTGGTCGATGTGTTCGCGTCCCCGACACCGGCACAACTCGCCCGGCTGGTCACCCGGGGCCGGGCGGAGCACGGCCGGTCGGATCTCGGCGAGATCCTGACCCTGCGCACCGGCTCCGGGTGGCCGTTGGTTCTGTTGCCGCCGGCGGGCGGGCTCGGCTGGTGCTACGCGCCGCTGCTGCGTCGGCTGCCGCCCTCGTTGGCGGTGCACGCGATCCAGTCGACCGCCTTCACCGAGCCGGATCGCGCGTTGCCGCCGACGTTGTCGGCGCTGGCCCGGCGCTACCTGGCGGCGATCCGCTCGCTGGTGGGTGACGGCGGGTTCCATCTGGCGGGGTGGTCGATCGGCGGGATGGCGGCGCAGGCGGTGGCGGCCCTCGCCGCGACCGACGGCCAGCCGACCGGGGTGGTCGCGTTGCTGGACGCCTATCCGGCCGCGCAGTGGCGGCATCTCGGCCAGCCGACGCGCACCGAGGTGCTACGCGGCATTTTGCGGATGGCCGGGGTCGAGCACCTCGTGCCGGTGGAGTCCGTCGTGGACGACGCCGACGTCCAGCGGGTGTTGCGGGCCGGGGGCAGCCCGATGGCGGCGTTGGCACCGCAGGTACTGGCGGCGAGCATCCGCTGCGTGGCACACGGCACGGAGCTGGTCCGTACCGGGGAGGATCTGTGGTTTCCCGGCGAGGTGCTGGTGTTCCGCGCGGCCGCGCCACGCGCGGAGACCTGGCTCGACCCGGCGGGTTGGGCACCGTACGTCGGCCGGGTCGAGGTGGTAGACGTGCCGGCGACCCACCCGGATCTGGTACGGGTGCCGGCGGTCGACCGGGTTTCGGCGGTGCTCGGTCAGCGGATCGCGGGCGCCTGA
- a CDS encoding isochorismate synthase: MTVIQTDPARPAVVDLLGAYRPDAGSFFFSSPRQAMLATGAAALVPDRPADLPAYVAELLAGARGDLAEPVAVGALPFSGFAGARLVVPAAVHRSDPIPADGLPRPAVRAVRPTRVLPAPAASRYLDAVRQAVTMLRAGELDKVVLARCLQVDVDQPVDVPSLLHALAWRDPHGYTYAADLPGGRTLLGASPELLVSRLDGQVVANPLAGSLPRAADPAEDRRRAVALRASVKDRREHAFVVDAVVEALRPYLHQVRVPAGPPTVVPTASMWHLSTRVTGQVIDPDVSALQLAAALHPTPAVCGTPVDAARTAIARLEPFDRDFYAGMVGWVDDAGDGEWVVGIRCAQVTGQSLRLYAGAGIVADSTPEAELAETAAKFRTMLTAMGVPAGETDD; the protein is encoded by the coding sequence GTGACCGTGATCCAGACCGACCCGGCACGCCCGGCGGTCGTCGACCTGCTCGGTGCCTACCGTCCCGACGCGGGGTCGTTCTTCTTCTCCTCGCCGCGACAGGCGATGCTCGCCACCGGTGCGGCGGCACTGGTGCCCGACCGACCGGCCGACCTGCCCGCCTACGTCGCGGAGCTGCTGGCCGGAGCACGCGGTGACCTGGCGGAGCCGGTCGCCGTCGGCGCGCTGCCGTTCTCCGGGTTCGCCGGGGCACGCCTGGTGGTGCCGGCCGCCGTACACCGATCGGACCCGATCCCGGCCGATGGTCTGCCGCGGCCCGCCGTCCGCGCCGTCCGGCCGACCCGGGTGCTGCCAGCGCCGGCCGCGTCGCGATACCTGGACGCGGTGCGACAGGCGGTGACCATGCTGCGCGCCGGCGAGTTGGACAAGGTGGTGCTGGCCCGCTGCCTTCAGGTGGACGTGGACCAGCCGGTCGACGTGCCGTCACTGCTGCACGCCCTGGCATGGCGGGACCCTCACGGCTACACGTACGCGGCGGATCTGCCCGGCGGTCGCACGCTGCTCGGGGCGAGCCCGGAACTGCTGGTGTCCCGCCTGGACGGGCAGGTCGTCGCCAACCCGCTGGCAGGCTCACTGCCCCGGGCCGCCGACCCGGCGGAGGACCGGCGACGGGCGGTCGCCCTGCGGGCGTCGGTCAAGGACCGCCGGGAACACGCCTTCGTGGTGGATGCGGTGGTGGAGGCACTGCGGCCCTACCTGCACCAGGTACGGGTGCCGGCCGGACCACCGACGGTGGTCCCGACCGCCAGCATGTGGCACCTGTCCACCCGGGTCACCGGGCAGGTCATCGACCCCGACGTGTCGGCGCTGCAACTGGCGGCGGCGTTGCATCCGACCCCGGCGGTCTGCGGCACGCCTGTCGACGCCGCCCGTACCGCCATCGCCCGGCTCGAACCGTTCGACCGCGACTTTTACGCCGGCATGGTCGGCTGGGTCGACGACGCCGGCGACGGCGAATGGGTCGTCGGAATCCGCTGCGCCCAGGTGACCGGGCAGTCGTTGCGGCTGTACGCCGGCGCCGGCATCGTGGCCGACTCCACGCCTGAAGCGGAGCTCGCCGAGACGGCGGCGAAGTTCCGGACCATGCTCACCGCTATGGGCGTCCCCGCAGGAGAGACAGATGACTGA
- a CDS encoding 2,3-dihydro-2,3-dihydroxybenzoate dehydrogenase: protein MGQLLAGVVAVVTGAAGGIGAAIGRALTAEGAAVAAVDRDRSGLAAVTGWYGATPYPVDVVDPDAVDDAIERIEAGLGPVGVLVNAAGVLVPGAATAISDRDWHDTFAVNATGVFHMCRAVVARMRPRRHGAVVTVASNAAGVPRTGMAAYAASKAAAVAYTMCLGLEVARDGIRCNVISPGSTDTQMLHQLWTDGTGPRETVDGRPDQFRTGIPLGRIGTPDDVAEAVVFLASARARQITLQNLYVDGGAALRM from the coding sequence GTGGGACAGCTACTGGCAGGCGTGGTGGCGGTGGTCACCGGTGCGGCCGGTGGCATCGGTGCCGCTATCGGCCGGGCCCTCACCGCCGAGGGCGCCGCCGTCGCGGCAGTCGACCGGGACCGCTCCGGACTGGCGGCGGTGACCGGTTGGTACGGAGCGACGCCGTACCCGGTCGACGTCGTCGACCCGGACGCGGTCGACGACGCGATCGAGCGGATCGAGGCCGGTCTGGGACCGGTCGGTGTCCTCGTCAACGCGGCCGGGGTGCTGGTCCCCGGCGCGGCCACGGCGATCAGCGACCGCGACTGGCACGACACCTTCGCGGTCAACGCCACCGGCGTGTTCCACATGTGCCGGGCGGTGGTCGCCCGGATGCGGCCACGACGACACGGAGCCGTGGTGACCGTCGCCTCCAACGCGGCCGGGGTGCCGCGTACCGGGATGGCGGCGTACGCGGCGAGCAAGGCCGCCGCGGTCGCCTACACCATGTGCCTCGGCCTGGAAGTGGCCCGCGACGGCATCCGCTGCAACGTGATCTCGCCCGGATCGACCGACACCCAAATGCTGCATCAACTCTGGACCGACGGGACAGGGCCGCGCGAGACCGTCGACGGGCGACCCGATCAGTTCCGCACCGGGATCCCGCTCGGCCGGATCGGCACCCCTGACGACGTCGCCGAGGCGGTGGTGTTCCTCGCTTCGGCCCGAGCCCGGCAGATCACCCTGCAGAACCTGTACGTCGACGGCGGGGCGGCACTGCGGATGTGA
- a CDS encoding isochorismatase family protein — translation MSLPKLADYQPPTLAELPASRADWTLSPDRCALLVHDMQGYFTRIYPEGSRAFGAVVTSITTLLDAAGRAGVPVVYTAAPGDQDPARRGLQTDLWGPGPKAEPEDIDIVAPLAPPAGATTLTKHRYSAFVRTTLAEWLRERGRDQLVVTGVYAHIGVLATATDAFCRDIAPFVVADGVAAFDREGHLAALTHAAHSCAVVTDTASVRAALDPVPAGGEWKPVLAELLDPLLTEPDGLRRALADPQQDLFELGLDSVRAMYLITALGDRGIDVDFGEFAANGTVSFLRDQISESPAVTDATSPADATSPADANSFRGGSGAGGS, via the coding sequence ATGAGCCTGCCCAAGCTGGCCGACTACCAGCCGCCGACACTTGCCGAGCTGCCCGCCAGCCGCGCCGACTGGACCCTGTCGCCGGACCGCTGCGCGTTGCTGGTGCACGACATGCAGGGATATTTCACCAGGATCTATCCCGAGGGCAGCCGGGCGTTCGGCGCCGTCGTCACGTCGATCACGACGTTGCTCGACGCCGCCGGCAGGGCCGGCGTCCCGGTGGTCTACACGGCCGCACCCGGCGACCAGGATCCGGCCCGGCGCGGGCTGCAGACCGACCTGTGGGGGCCGGGACCGAAGGCGGAGCCCGAGGACATCGACATCGTCGCGCCCCTCGCCCCACCGGCCGGTGCCACCACGCTGACCAAGCACCGGTACAGCGCCTTCGTCCGTACGACGCTGGCCGAGTGGCTGCGGGAGCGCGGCCGCGACCAGCTGGTCGTCACCGGCGTGTACGCCCACATCGGAGTCCTCGCCACCGCGACCGACGCCTTCTGCCGCGACATCGCGCCGTTCGTCGTGGCCGACGGCGTCGCCGCCTTCGACCGGGAGGGACACCTGGCGGCGTTGACCCACGCCGCGCACAGCTGTGCCGTGGTGACCGACACGGCGAGCGTGCGCGCCGCGCTCGACCCGGTGCCGGCGGGCGGCGAGTGGAAGCCGGTGCTGGCGGAACTGCTCGACCCTTTGCTGACCGAACCGGACGGGCTCCGTCGGGCGCTCGCCGACCCGCAGCAGGATCTATTCGAACTGGGCCTGGATTCAGTCCGGGCGATGTACCTGATCACCGCACTCGGCGACCGGGGGATCGACGTCGACTTCGGTGAGTTCGCGGCCAACGGAACGGTCAGCTTCCTGCGCGACCAGATCAGCGAGTCACCGGCGGTGACCGACGCTACCTCGCCTGCCGACGCTACCTCGCCTGCCGACGCGAACTCCTTCCGGGGCGGTTCCGGTGCCGGCGGTAGTTGA
- a CDS encoding glycosyltransferase family 2 protein, with protein sequence MIAASGVDTSVSVVLPVYNTAGTIAACLRSVAAQTLRPSQVILVDDCGGDDAIEVARRTLADVDLPYLVLRHDRNRRIGAARNTGLARATGEWIWFLDSDDQADPTFLARLVAAATDHRADLAVCRTRRVDPAGNQLDVVEPRWRRPAVTGEQAARLLLADRMKAYACNKVFRRRILPAAPFDLDRSYEDFRPALRTLLRATSVALVDEPLYRYTVDPSSVSGHFGRHTFDLLTVADDVHAELVRRGLSRRWRTDQLTYLIANVVLPLANMALRAEHAGRVDDTTRAAVAAARRRTRVVDLVRLLAAGRIHPAVAGGVLKAAPALYARVLARR encoded by the coding sequence GTGATCGCGGCGTCGGGCGTGGACACCAGCGTCTCCGTGGTGCTGCCGGTCTACAACACCGCCGGTACGATCGCGGCCTGCCTGCGCTCGGTGGCCGCGCAGACGCTGCGACCCAGCCAGGTGATCCTGGTTGACGACTGCGGCGGCGACGACGCGATCGAGGTCGCCCGTCGTACGCTGGCCGATGTCGACCTGCCGTACCTGGTGCTGCGGCACGACCGCAACCGGCGGATCGGGGCCGCTCGCAACACCGGGCTCGCTCGGGCCACCGGCGAGTGGATCTGGTTCCTCGACAGCGACGACCAGGCCGATCCGACCTTCCTGGCCCGGCTCGTCGCGGCGGCCACCGATCACCGGGCCGATCTCGCGGTCTGCCGTACCCGACGGGTGGATCCGGCCGGCAACCAGCTCGACGTCGTCGAACCCCGCTGGCGGCGCCCGGCGGTCACCGGGGAACAGGCCGCACGCCTACTGCTGGCCGACCGGATGAAGGCGTACGCCTGCAACAAGGTGTTCCGCCGCCGGATCCTGCCGGCTGCGCCGTTCGACCTCGACCGCAGCTACGAGGATTTCCGGCCGGCGCTGCGGACCCTGCTGCGGGCGACGTCGGTAGCGCTGGTCGACGAGCCGCTCTACCGGTACACGGTCGATCCGTCGTCGGTCTCCGGCCACTTCGGCAGACACACCTTCGATTTGCTCACGGTCGCCGACGACGTGCACGCCGAACTCGTCCGCCGAGGGCTGTCCCGGCGCTGGCGCACCGACCAGCTGACCTATCTGATCGCCAACGTGGTCCTACCGCTCGCGAACATGGCGCTGCGCGCCGAACACGCCGGACGCGTGGACGACACCACCCGGGCGGCGGTGGCGGCGGCCCGCCGTCGGACGCGGGTGGTCGACCTGGTCCGGCTGCTGGCGGCCGGCCGGATCCATCCGGCCGTGGCCGGCGGCGTACTCAAGGCGGCACCGGCCCTGTACGCACGAGTATTGGCCCGTCGATGA